A region from the Enterobacter roggenkampii genome encodes:
- the manX gene encoding PTS mannose transporter subunit IIAB: MTIAIVIGTHGWAAEQLLKTAEMLLGEQENVGWIDFVPGENAETLIEKYNAQLAKLDTSKGVLFLVDTWGGSPFNAASRIVVDKEHYEVVAGVNIPMLVETFMARDDNPSFDELVALAVETGREGVKALKAQPVEKPAPAPAAAPKAAAPAKPMGPNDYMVIGLARIDDRLIHGQVATRWTKETNVQRIIVVSDEVAADTVRKTLLTQVAPPGVTAHVVDVAKMIRVYNNPKYAGERVMLLFTNPTDVERIVEGGVKITSVNIGGMAFRQGKTQVNNAISVDAKDIEAFNKLNARGIELEARKVSTDQKLKMMDLIGKVGK, from the coding sequence GTGACCATTGCTATTGTCATAGGCACACATGGTTGGGCTGCTGAGCAGCTACTCAAAACGGCAGAGATGCTGTTGGGCGAGCAGGAAAACGTCGGCTGGATCGATTTCGTTCCCGGTGAAAACGCCGAGACGCTGATTGAGAAGTACAACGCTCAACTCGCGAAGCTGGATACCAGCAAGGGCGTGCTGTTTCTCGTTGATACATGGGGCGGCAGCCCGTTCAATGCTGCCAGCCGCATTGTCGTCGATAAAGAGCACTATGAAGTTGTCGCCGGGGTCAATATCCCCATGCTGGTGGAAACCTTCATGGCGCGCGACGACAATCCGTCTTTCGACGAGCTGGTGGCCCTGGCCGTTGAAACGGGCCGTGAAGGGGTGAAAGCCCTTAAAGCACAGCCGGTGGAAAAACCTGCCCCTGCGCCCGCAGCGGCACCGAAAGCGGCAGCGCCGGCAAAACCGATGGGGCCGAATGATTACATGGTGATTGGCCTTGCGCGTATTGATGACCGCCTCATCCACGGTCAGGTTGCCACGCGCTGGACCAAAGAGACCAACGTTCAACGTATTATCGTAGTCAGCGACGAAGTGGCCGCCGACACCGTTCGTAAAACCCTTCTGACACAGGTTGCTCCGCCTGGCGTTACCGCGCACGTCGTGGATGTCGCCAAGATGATCCGCGTTTACAACAACCCGAAATATGCGGGCGAACGCGTAATGCTCCTGTTCACTAACCCGACAGACGTTGAGCGCATTGTTGAAGGCGGCGTGAAAATCACCTCCGTTAACATTGGTGGTATGGCCTTCCGTCAGGGCAAAACGCAGGTCAACAACGCCATTTCAGTTGATGCGAAAGATATCGAGGCATTCAACAAGCTGAATGCGCGCGGTATTGAGCTGGAAGCCCGTAAGGTTTCCACGGATCAAAAACTGAAAATGATGGATTTGATCGGCAAAGTTGGGAAATAA
- the manY gene encoding PTS mannose transporter subunit IIC, whose translation MEITTLQIVLVFVVACIAGMESVLDEFQFHRPLVACTLIGAVLGDMKTGIIIGGTLEMIALGWMNIGAAVAPDAALASIISTVLVIAGHQSIGAGIALAIPLAAAGQVLTIIVRTITVAFQHAADKAAENGNLTALSWIHVSSLFLQAMRIAIPAVIVAISVGTSEVQSMLNAIPEVVTGGLNIAGGMIVVVGYAMVINMMRAGYLMPFFYLGFVTAAFTNFNLVALGVIGAVMAILYIQLSPKYNRVAGAPAQAAGNNDLDNELD comes from the coding sequence ATGGAGATTACCACTCTTCAGATTGTACTGGTGTTCGTCGTCGCATGTATTGCGGGTATGGAATCCGTACTTGATGAATTTCAGTTCCACCGCCCTCTGGTGGCCTGTACGCTGATTGGGGCCGTTCTGGGTGACATGAAAACCGGTATCATCATCGGTGGTACCCTGGAAATGATCGCCCTGGGCTGGATGAACATCGGTGCGGCAGTTGCGCCTGATGCCGCGCTGGCCTCTATCATTTCGACCGTTCTGGTTATTGCCGGTCACCAGAGTATTGGTGCAGGTATCGCCCTGGCGATCCCGCTGGCAGCCGCAGGCCAGGTTCTGACCATCATTGTTCGTACTATCACCGTAGCCTTCCAGCACGCAGCGGATAAGGCCGCCGAAAACGGCAACCTCACGGCACTGTCGTGGATCCACGTTTCTTCCCTGTTCCTGCAGGCGATGCGTATCGCGATCCCGGCGGTTATCGTTGCGATCTCCGTCGGTACCAGTGAAGTCCAGAGCATGCTGAACGCCATTCCTGAAGTGGTCACCGGCGGTCTGAACATCGCGGGCGGCATGATCGTGGTCGTTGGTTATGCGATGGTCATCAACATGATGCGCGCAGGCTACCTGATGCCGTTCTTCTACCTCGGCTTCGTGACCGCGGCATTCACCAACTTCAACCTGGTTGCACTGGGTGTGATTGGTGCGGTAATGGCGATTCTCTACATCCAGCTCAGCCCGAAATATAACCGCGTCGCGGGTGCCCCAGCGCAGGCTGCTGGTAACAACGATCTCGATAACGAACTGGACTAA
- a CDS encoding PTS mannose transporter subunit IID produces MVDMTKTTTEKKLTPGDIRGVFIRSNLFQGSWNFERMQALGFCFSMVPAIKRLYPENNEARRQAIKRHLEFFNTHPYVAAPVLGVTLAMEEQRANGAEIDDGAINGIKVGLMGPLAGVGDPIFWGTVRPVFAALGAGIAMSGSLLGPLLFFILFNAVRLLTRYYGVAYGYRKGVDIVKDMGGGFLQKLTEGASILGLFVMGALVNKWTHVNIPLVVSTITGQDGQTRVTTVQTILDQLMPGLVPLLLTFACMWLLRKKVNPLWIIVGFFVIGIAGYAVGLLGL; encoded by the coding sequence ATGGTTGATATGACAAAAACTACCACCGAGAAAAAACTCACTCCGGGTGATATTCGTGGCGTGTTCATCCGTTCTAACCTGTTTCAGGGTTCATGGAACTTCGAACGTATGCAGGCGCTGGGTTTCTGCTTCTCCATGGTTCCGGCGATCAAACGCCTGTATCCGGAAAACAACGAAGCGCGCCGTCAGGCCATCAAGCGTCACCTGGAATTCTTTAACACCCATCCTTACGTTGCGGCCCCCGTTCTGGGCGTAACGCTGGCGATGGAAGAGCAGCGTGCGAACGGCGCAGAGATTGACGACGGTGCCATCAACGGTATCAAAGTCGGCCTGATGGGCCCGTTGGCCGGCGTCGGTGACCCGATCTTCTGGGGTACCGTGCGTCCGGTGTTCGCGGCGCTGGGTGCCGGTATCGCGATGAGCGGCAGCCTGCTTGGCCCTCTGCTGTTCTTCATCCTGTTCAACGCCGTGCGTCTGCTGACCCGTTACTACGGCGTGGCCTACGGCTACCGTAAAGGGGTGGACATCGTTAAGGACATGGGCGGTGGCTTCCTGCAGAAACTGACTGAGGGGGCGTCAATCCTCGGCCTGTTTGTCATGGGGGCACTGGTTAACAAGTGGACGCACGTGAACATCCCGCTGGTGGTATCGACCATCACCGGACAGGATGGTCAGACCCGCGTCACCACCGTGCAGACGATTCTGGACCAGCTGATGCCGGGCCTGGTCCCGCTGCTGTTGACCTTCGCCTGTATGTGGCTGCTGCGTAAGAAAGTGAACCCGCTGTGGATTATCGTTGGCTTCTTCGTCATCGGTATCGCGGGTTACGCCGTCGGCCTGCTGGGTCTGTAA
- a CDS encoding DUF986 family protein translates to MTVTDIVLVLFIIALLAYAIYDEFIMPRRHGETLLSLPLLRRGRVDAFIFVGLIAILIYNNVTSHGALLTTWLLCALALMAIYLFWIRTPKIIFKSHGFFFANVWIEYNRIKEMNLSEDGVLVMQLEQRRLLIRVKNIDDLEKIYKLLVKTQ, encoded by the coding sequence ATGACTGTCACGGACATCGTACTGGTTTTATTTATTATTGCCCTTCTGGCTTATGCGATCTATGACGAGTTCATCATGCCGCGCCGTCACGGCGAGACGCTGCTCTCCCTTCCCCTGCTACGACGCGGGCGCGTGGATGCCTTTATCTTCGTGGGCCTCATCGCCATTCTTATTTACAATAACGTCACCAGCCATGGTGCATTATTAACCACATGGTTATTATGTGCGCTGGCATTAATGGCGATTTATCTGTTCTGGATCCGCACGCCGAAAATCATTTTTAAATCCCACGGATTCTTCTTCGCCAATGTATGGATAGAATATAACCGTATTAAAGAGATGAATTTATCCGAGGACGGCGTACTGGTGATGCAATTAGAACAACGCCGCCTGCTTATTCGGGTGAAGAATATTGATGACCTGGAAAAGATATACAAGTTACTTGTTAAAACTCAATAA
- the mntP gene encoding manganese efflux pump MntP, whose amino-acid sequence MNISATILLAFGMSMDAFAASIGKGATLHKPKFSEALRTGLIFGAIETLTPLLGWGLGMLASQFVLEWNHWIAFVLLVFLGGRMVIEGFRGGDDEDEEPQHRHGFWLLVTTAIATSLDAMAVGVGLAFLQVNIIATALAIGCATLIMSTLGMMVGRFIGPLLGKRAEILGGIVLIGIGAQILWAHFAG is encoded by the coding sequence ATGAATATCTCCGCTACGATCCTTCTCGCTTTTGGCATGTCCATGGACGCGTTTGCTGCTTCCATCGGAAAAGGCGCCACGCTCCACAAACCTAAATTCTCAGAAGCTCTGCGTACCGGCCTGATTTTTGGCGCTATCGAAACGCTGACCCCGCTTCTCGGCTGGGGACTTGGCATGCTCGCCAGCCAGTTCGTGCTGGAGTGGAACCACTGGATTGCCTTCGTCCTGCTGGTGTTTCTCGGTGGCCGAATGGTCATTGAAGGTTTTCGCGGCGGCGATGATGAAGACGAGGAGCCGCAGCACCGCCACGGCTTCTGGCTGCTGGTCACCACGGCCATTGCCACCAGCCTTGATGCGATGGCCGTCGGCGTCGGTCTGGCATTTTTGCAGGTCAATATTATCGCCACCGCGCTGGCTATTGGCTGTGCAACCCTGATTATGTCCACGCTGGGCATGATGGTCGGACGGTTTATCGGCCCGCTGCTGGGTAAACGCGCCGAGATCCTCGGGGGGATTGTGCTGATTGGCATTGGCGCCCAGATCCTCTGGGCACACTTCGCCGGTTAA
- the rlmA gene encoding 23S rRNA (guanine(745)-N(1))-methyltransferase gives MSFSCPLCHAPLTYSDKRYTCPQGHQFDQAKEGYVNLLPVQHKRSRDPGDSAEMMRARRAFLDAGHYLPLRETVAQRLNDILPASATAMLDIGCGEGYYTARFAEVAREKGAQTFGLDVSKVAIRAAAKRYTDVTFCVASSHRLPFDDASMDAVIRIYAPCKAEELARVVKPGGWVVTVTPGPRHLMELKGLIYDEVRLHAPHSEQLAGFTLKQAESVAYEMTLKGEEAVALLQMTPFAWRAKPEVWETLAAHSTFRCQTDFSIHVWQRED, from the coding sequence ATGTCCTTCAGCTGTCCCCTTTGCCACGCCCCCCTGACGTACTCAGATAAACGTTATACCTGTCCGCAGGGGCATCAGTTTGACCAGGCAAAAGAAGGCTACGTGAATCTTCTGCCGGTGCAGCATAAGCGCTCGCGCGATCCTGGCGACAGTGCAGAGATGATGCGGGCGCGCCGCGCGTTTCTCGATGCCGGGCACTATCTGCCGCTGCGGGAGACCGTCGCGCAGAGGCTGAATGACATTCTGCCGGCTTCCGCCACCGCCATGCTCGATATCGGCTGTGGGGAAGGGTACTACACCGCACGGTTTGCGGAGGTTGCTCGTGAGAAGGGCGCACAGACATTCGGTCTGGACGTGTCGAAAGTGGCCATTCGCGCGGCGGCGAAGCGTTATACCGACGTGACGTTCTGCGTGGCGTCCAGCCACCGGCTGCCGTTTGACGATGCCAGCATGGACGCGGTTATCCGCATCTACGCGCCGTGTAAGGCGGAGGAGCTGGCGCGCGTCGTGAAACCGGGCGGATGGGTGGTCACCGTGACGCCTGGCCCGCGTCATCTGATGGAGCTGAAAGGGCTGATCTACGACGAAGTGCGTCTCCATGCCCCTCATTCTGAACAGCTGGCCGGTTTTACCCTGAAGCAAGCGGAATCGGTGGCGTACGAAATGACGCTGAAAGGGGAAGAGGCCGTCGCGTTATTGCAGATGACGCCGTTCGCGTGGCGGGCAAAACCTGAGGTATGGGAAACGTTAGCGGCACACTCAACATTTCGCTGCCAGACGGACTTCAGCATCCACGTCTGGCAGCGCGAAGATTAA
- the ftsI gene encoding peptidoglycan glycosyltransferase FtsI has product MKKKSIATVGNFTPARFVLLCLAIFCSLAFLLGRVAWLQIIKPDNLVKQEDMRSLRQLAIDAPRGMIMDREGRPLAVSVPVQAVWADPKTVLAKGGVNLDERWQALASALHLSLGTLSARINANPQGRFIYLARQVDPAQAKWIDKLNLPGINLRDESRRFYPAGHVAANLIGFTNIDGQGIEGVEKSFNAQLTGKPGVRQVREDRYGRVVENLTEIAPSPAHNIQLSIDERLQTITEDALDNAVAWNKAESGASVLIDIPTGEILAMASYPDFNPNNREGATINDFRNRAISDTFEPGSTVKPLVLMTALQQGLVQPDSVIDTHPYTLDGHRIRDVGYYPELTMTGILQKSSDTGVSRLSLAMPVQHLIDTYRNFGFGTNTGLGLTGESSGLLPQRKYWSQLDRATFAFGYGLMVTPLQLAHVYATIGGFGLERPLSITRIDPPVIGHRVMPEEIAHEVEHMMESVALPGGGGVKAAVRDYRVAVKTGTAKKIDDSGKYVDKYVAYTAGVAPASNPRFALVVVINDPQNGAYYGGAVSAPVFSEIMGNVLRLENIKPDGLPAGSDHLIVMR; this is encoded by the coding sequence GTGAAGAAGAAATCGATAGCGACCGTCGGAAATTTCACGCCGGCGCGTTTTGTGCTGCTCTGTTTAGCTATTTTTTGTAGTCTGGCTTTTCTGCTGGGTCGCGTTGCCTGGCTGCAAATCATTAAGCCTGACAATCTGGTGAAGCAGGAAGATATGCGATCCCTCCGCCAGCTGGCGATTGATGCGCCGCGCGGCATGATAATGGATCGCGAGGGCCGCCCTCTGGCAGTGAGCGTGCCTGTCCAGGCCGTCTGGGCCGATCCTAAGACGGTGCTGGCAAAAGGGGGCGTCAACCTTGATGAGCGCTGGCAGGCGCTGGCCAGCGCGCTGCATCTCTCCCTCGGCACGCTCTCGGCACGCATCAACGCCAACCCGCAGGGTCGTTTTATTTACCTTGCCCGCCAGGTCGATCCGGCACAGGCAAAGTGGATCGATAAACTGAATCTGCCCGGCATCAATTTACGCGACGAGTCCCGCCGTTTTTATCCTGCTGGCCATGTGGCAGCGAACCTGATTGGTTTCACCAATATTGACGGGCAGGGCATTGAAGGTGTGGAAAAGAGCTTCAACGCCCAACTCACCGGCAAGCCGGGCGTGCGTCAGGTGAGGGAAGATCGCTATGGGCGCGTGGTTGAAAACCTGACTGAAATCGCGCCCTCACCGGCGCATAACATTCAGTTAAGTATTGACGAGCGGCTGCAAACCATCACCGAAGATGCGCTCGACAATGCCGTGGCCTGGAACAAGGCCGAGTCGGGGGCATCGGTATTAATTGATATCCCAACCGGGGAAATACTCGCGATGGCGAGCTATCCGGATTTCAATCCCAATAATCGGGAAGGCGCGACGATAAATGATTTCCGCAACCGCGCGATCAGCGATACGTTCGAACCCGGTTCGACCGTCAAGCCGCTGGTGCTGATGACGGCCCTGCAGCAGGGCCTGGTCCAGCCGGACAGCGTGATTGACACCCATCCGTATACCCTTGACGGGCATCGCATTCGCGACGTGGGCTATTACCCTGAGCTGACGATGACCGGGATCCTGCAAAAATCGAGCGACACCGGCGTTTCCCGGCTTTCTCTGGCGATGCCCGTTCAGCACCTTATTGATACCTATCGAAACTTTGGTTTTGGCACCAATACGGGGCTTGGCTTAACGGGGGAAAGTTCAGGGCTGTTGCCACAGCGTAAATACTGGAGCCAGCTCGATCGCGCGACCTTTGCCTTCGGCTACGGGCTGATGGTCACGCCGCTCCAGCTGGCCCACGTCTACGCCACGATTGGCGGGTTCGGGCTTGAGCGTCCTCTCTCCATCACCCGCATCGATCCCCCCGTTATCGGGCACCGCGTCATGCCGGAAGAGATTGCGCACGAAGTGGAGCACATGATGGAGAGCGTTGCGCTGCCGGGCGGCGGTGGCGTTAAGGCTGCCGTGCGTGATTACCGGGTGGCGGTGAAAACCGGCACGGCGAAGAAAATTGACGATAGCGGGAAGTATGTCGATAAATACGTCGCCTACACCGCGGGCGTTGCGCCTGCCAGCAATCCGCGTTTTGCTCTGGTGGTGGTGATTAACGATCCGCAAAATGGGGCCTACTACGGCGGTGCCGTCTCCGCGCCTGTCTTCAGCGAGATTATGGGTAACGTGCTGCGTCTGGAGAATATCAAACCTGACGGATTACCGGCGGGGTCCGATCACCTTATCGTCATGCGCTAA
- the cspE gene encoding transcription antiterminator/RNA stability regulator CspE: protein MAKIKGQVKWFNESKGFGFITPADGSKDVFVHFSAIQGNGFKTLAEGQNVEFEIQDGQKGPAAVNVTAI from the coding sequence ATGGCAAAGATTAAAGGTCAAGTTAAGTGGTTCAACGAGTCTAAAGGTTTTGGTTTCATTACTCCTGCTGACGGCAGCAAAGACGTGTTCGTACACTTCTCTGCAATCCAGGGTAACGGCTTCAAAACTCTGGCTGAAGGCCAGAACGTTGAGTTCGAAATTCAGGACGGCCAGAAAGGCCCAGCTGCAGTTAACGTAACTGCTATCTGA